In the genome of Candidatus Neomarinimicrobiota bacterium, the window TGCCAGTACCAATGATTCCTATCCGAACCGTAGAGATTTTCGGTGCGGCATAGCCTGACATATTAAACAGCTGCTTGCATAAACGTAAAGATAGGATATTTAGAGAGACCCTGAACTCGAAGTGCTTCGTCCTTCTTTCTGGTACTTTGTCAGTAATTCCTGTAGTTCCTCAACTATTTCAGGATAATCCAGCCAGAGGTTGTTTTTTTCATCCGGATCTGAATAAATATCATAAAGCTGCCCTTTGATCTCACTGTTATCAGTGATTACATTCTTCGGCTGTGTCCAGCCGCCTGAACCTAATTGCGGGATCATTTTCCATTTTCCCTGTCGAATAGCGAATTTGCCATCAATGGAATGATGTACCAGTGCTTCATGGATTTGCATCTCAACGGCTGCAATACCAACATTTTTGCCAAGCATCAGTTCTGATAAGTCCCAACTATCTTCAGCTGCAGTATTTGGAAGCTCATAATCCAGTAGTTTAGCAATACTAGCCATAATATCCACACTGCTAATCGGTTCAGAAGAAACCTGACCTTTAGGTACATTTCCGGGCCAGCTCATTACAAAGGGAACCCGGTGTCCACCTTCCCATATATCGGCTTTCATTCCGCGCCAGGGTGCATTCGGATTATGGTCATATTTGCTAATGACCGAGCCTGTGACCTGAAAATCCCGGCCATGCAAATGAGGATCACCAGCCCGTGCTGGAGAGCCGTTATCAGAAGTGAAAATCACAAGAGTATTGTCTGTAAGCCCATTACGGTCCAAAGCATTCATGATTTGACCCAAAGTATAATCAGTTTGATGAACTAAATCACCATATGGACCAGCCTGACTTTTTCCCTGAAATTCAAGTGCCGGAACAATTGGGGTATGAGGAGATGTTGAGGCAAAATAGAGGAAAAAAGGTTGATCGTTATTTGCTTTTGCATAGTTGTCGATATAGCTAACTGCCTTTTGAGTAAGAGTAGGTAAAATATCCTCCAATTTCCAGCCAGGAAGCATTTGTCCGGGATTTCCATAGATCGTATCTGGTTTCGGAATGGATGGGAAACCAAGTTCACGATCGTTTTCTATAAATAGGTAAGGTGGAAAGTTAGGAACATCCGTTCCAAAATAGTAGTCAAAGCCAGCAGTAAGAGGTCCACCAGTTATGGCTTTGCGATGATCTATTTGTGATTGATCATAAGCACCCCATAATTCTGGCAGCTCCGTATTATTATTTGTTGCCCACTGCATGCCCAAATGCCACTTTCCAATACAG includes:
- a CDS encoding arylsulfatase, which produces MNNRILFILSLAFILMSGSSCEKQARHPNIILFLADDMGYGDPQCYMPDSKIPTPNIDRLASTGIRFTDAHSPSSVCSPTRYAILTGRYAWRTRLKRGVLGPYNSPLIESDRLTIPKMLKQVSYQTACIGKWHLGMQWATNNNTELPELWGAYDQSQIDHRKAITGGPLTAGFDYYFGTDVPNFPPYLFIENDRELGFPSIPKPDTIYGNPGQMLPGWKLEDILPTLTQKAVSYIDNYAKANNDQPFFLYFASTSPHTPIVPALEFQGKSQAGPYGDLVHQTDYTLGQIMNALDRNGLTDNTLVIFTSDNGSPARAGDPHLHGRDFQVTGSVISKYDHNPNAPWRGMKADIWEGGHRVPFVMSWPGNVPKGQVSSEPISSVDIMASIAKLLDYELPNTAAEDSWDLSELMLGKNVGIAAVEMQIHEALVHHSIDGKFAIRQGKWKMIPQLGSGGWTQPKNVITDNSEIKGQLYDIYSDPDEKNNLWLDYPEIVEELQELLTKYQKEGRSTSSSGSL